DNA sequence from the Desulfovibrio legallii genome:
CAATCGGGTCAGCTCTTTTTCCTTTTTGGCCTCTTCGGTTTTTATTTCACCGGAAAAGATCCCGGGAGCCGATTCCTTGAACTGCTTCACCCACTTATGCACCATGGTCTGGTGAACGCCGAACTCTGAAGCCATTTCGGCAATGGTCTTTTCACCGGAAAGCGCGGCAAGCGCCACTTTCGCCTTGAACGCCGGGGCATGATTTTTTCTCTTGGGCATGGTTGATCTCCTCACTTCGGTTAGTAGCTATCATACCTGTCCGAATTTTGGGATCCACCTCTGTGGTCTGGTTCGCAAGTCCGCAGGGGCACAGGAACGGCAATCATCTCGTTTTTACTCTTACAGTTTCCTGGCTGATCGGGCAGGTAACTTCCATTTTTCGCTGCGCGAAAATGTCGTCCGGCATCCTTGTCAGGACGAGGGGAGAGGGGTAGGGTAGGCGTGTTTCTCAGGGCGGGGTGCAAGTCCCCACCGGCGGTGATGCGGCGGACGCCAGTCCGGCCGTCAGCCCGCGAGCGCCCGTGACCGGGGTCAGCAGATTCGGTGCGAATCCGAAGCCGACGGTAACAGTCCGGATGGAAGAGAACGGCTTTTTGCCGCCACGCACGGCCTGCGCGGATTTTTCCGGCGTTGTTG
Encoded proteins:
- a CDS encoding helix-turn-helix domain-containing protein; protein product: MPKRKNHAPAFKAKVALAALSGEKTIAEMASEFGVHQTMVHKWVKQFKESAPGIFSGEIKTEEAKKEKELTRLHAKIGQLTVERDFLAEAWGKR